Below is a genomic region from Prunus persica cultivar Lovell chromosome G3, Prunus_persica_NCBIv2, whole genome shotgun sequence.
ATAATCATAAAGCAAAAATCAATGGCATAATTGTAAATTCAAGCAAAATCAATTGCATCATTGTAAATTCCAACAAAATTGATGGCATCACTGTAAATTCTAGCAAAATTGATGGCATAATTGTGAATTCAAGCAAAAGTAATTGCATACTCGTTAATGCAAGCAAAATCGATGGCATTAGTgtaaattcaagaaaaatcaatgaCATAATCATAAATTCAAGAAACATCGATGACATAATCgtaaattcaataaaaatcgATAGCAAAATCTTAAATTCAAGCAAATCGATGGCATCACTATAAATTCAAGCATAATTGATGGCATAATCATAAATTGAAGCAAAATCGATGGCATAACCGTAAATTCAAGCAAAATCAATGGCGTAATCgtaaattcaagaaaaatctATGGCATCACTgtaaattcaaacaaaatcgATGGCATAATCATAAATTCAAACATAATCGATAGCATAATCGTAAATTCAAGCAAAATCAATAGCGTCACTGTAAATTCAAGCAAAATCAATGGCATAAGCATAAATTCAAGCAATCCTTAAACAGGTGAAtatctttgtatttttcttgctGAGACATTTttgtcataattttttttggtgacaCCAAAGGCTACAACTTCACTTGGTAAGTTAACATGCAACCATGGCATGAATGCATCCTTACTTCATTTAAATACTATAAAATGctcttggttaattcaaacattataattaaaattattaattaaatgatgataatatagtaaattcatatttttttatattaaaaaaattaaaatcatataataggttctatttttatagaatACTAGCctcttgacacatgctcacgcatgtgccaattggtttttttttcttttttattttatttttagaattaataaaagataacagggtagttatcttccataaaagtaggacctattatcttattttgtttttaattttaatttttttaatattaaaaaatgtgaatttaccatattatcctcatttaattaataatttcaattcttaatgtttgaattaacaaagggcattttttggtattttaaatgtttcaccattctctgccttttgctttatctatactagcctctccgcacgcgcttccgcgcttgtaaaaggtttttttaaaaaaataaataaatttattttagaattaaaaaagataatgagtagttgtgttccataaaaataggatccattatctactttttttttttttaatttttttaaatatgaaaaagtgtgaatttacaatattatcctcatttaattaataatttgaattcttaatgtttgcattaaccaagggcattttctggtattttgaatgtttcaccattctctttcttttgctttatatatatagataaagcaaaaggtagagaatggtgaaacattcaaaatatcaaaaaaatgcccttagttaattcaaacattaagaattgaaattattaattaaatgaggataatacgataaattcacattttttatattaaaaaattaaaaattaaaataaaatcagatgATAGGTcttacttttatggaacataactacccatgttatcttttcttaattctaaaaataaaattataaataaataaataaataataaaaaaccaatttgcacatgctcacgcatgtgccaagggactagtatatatagataactactcatattattattttttaattctaaaaataaaattaaactaaaaaaaaaaaaaaaaacaaatggcaCACGCGGTTGTGCGTGGGTTgggccttttttttgttttttaggttACAAGGCAGGCCTTAGacagaaaagttaaaaaacGCTAACAAGGCACAGCCCTACTTTGGGCTCTCCCTAGTTCACATCTAGCAGCAAGCTTGAGAGGGAGATAGGAGCAGACTCGTAGTTATGAAACCCAGTAACTCATACCCCTAGTTCGCAAGGTGATCAGCTGCTCTGTTTAGCCTTAAGTGCATCTACGCTTCGCAAAAACACACtgaaagaataagaaaaaacaaaaacaaaaatacgaGTCCTTCTTTGGCGACTGCGAACAAAGTGGAGCCAGAGTTTGACAACAATGGCTGCTTGTCTGCAACTCAACGCTAAACCCTTCAGCCCTCTTCTTTCTCCTAACCCCGTTTCCACAGGCACCCGGAAATTGGGTAGGATCAGCTGCTCCGCAGCCTCGCCTTCCAAACGCCACACCATCACTTTGCTTCCTGGCGATGGCATTGGCCCCGAAGTCATCTCCGTCGCCAGGAACGTTCTCAACCTCGCCGCCTCTATCGAAGGTTTCTTCAATTccgtttcttttatttatttgttcattttaaGTTCGATCTTGCTTGTTTGGTTTCcgagaaaggaaaggaaaatagaAACGGAAAAGGAAGGCCGTACTTGGACTTTCATATTTTTGGGTTCTCTTTAGTTCCTCTGTGTTTAAAGTCCCTTACTTTCCCAACATTTCTCACTGATTACGTTAGTGCTTATAGTTTTCAGAGTTATTGTTTAACAATAAAGCGTCTCTGTGTGTAATCAAGTAACTTTTGCTGGGAATTTGGTATTTATTTACTGTTTGCAATTTATATAACTGaatatatttgtataattAGGGATTGAGTTCAAGTATCAAGAAGTTCCTGTGGGCGGAGCTGCATTGGATTTGACCGGAGTTCCATTACCGGAAGAGACCCTTTTGGCTGCTAAGCAATCTGATGCAGTTCTGCTCGGAGCAATTGGGGGGTAGATCTCACAATTCCTTTCTCattacttattttttcagtATGCCGACATTTGCAAGTGGTGTAATTTTACTTAATTAGATTATTGGTTTTTAAGGTACAAATGGGACAAAAACGAAAAGCATTTGAAACCAGAAACTGGGTTACTTAAGCTTCGAGAAGGTCTTAAAGTATTTGCGAATTTGAGGCCTGCAACTGTTTTACCGCAGGTAATATCTGTTTTAATGCAAATGATTCAGAATTTGGTTTAAGGTACTTTTTTCGCTTTTCCTCTTAGTTGTTAGTTATTAATTTAAATGCGCCTTGGTACATTAGGATTGTGTTCAGAACATCAAACTGCAAATGATTGCATTGAAAAGTGGTGTTTGACCTATATgaattttgatgtttttgtATGTAATGTAATGATAATGGAGTAACTAAAGTGTACATAATTGATTTATTCTCTTAAAACCAATGTATCTTCATTTCAAACTTGTCTATGAAAAGTGTCTCATTTTATGGTATTTGCTCTTTCAGTTGGTGGATGCTTCAACTTTGAAGAGAGAGGTTGCTGAAGGGGTGGACCTTATGGTTGTAAGAGAGCTAACTGGAGGTTAGTATACAAGACTCGAATAGTAATCAATCAAATGAACTTTCTTGTGTTGGTTTTTCCCCACTTGAATTAACtatttgattctttttttgttgttgctgggAATAGGTATATATTTTGGAAAGCCAAGGGGTTTTGGCACCAATGAAAATGGAGAGGAGATTGGCTTCAATACGGAGGTGTATGCCGCCTATGAGGTTGTTTTCTGATTTCTCTGAGAGTTCCACATTAAATTCTTGAACACTCAAAGAATTTATCTCTATACCCCACCCAGAAAAGTTATTGGAACTACCATTTTATCCTATACTCTTCAAAAAGCTAAAAGGTCAAAAGATTGGTGGCTGGTCACCAGTGCATAGCCTCGGCGCCATCGCTGACCATGGCTAGAGGGACAGCAggggaaaaatatttttcaagaaaaaagagttcCCTTGTTTTTTGGGGGTAAAACTACAGCCTGTAAAATCAGGATGtaattttacccaaaaaagaaatggtgGGGTATAGAGATCATTTTGCCCAAA
It encodes:
- the LOC18783227 gene encoding 3-isopropylmalate dehydrogenase 2, chloroplastic is translated as MAACLQLNAKPFSPLLSPNPVSTGTRKLGRISCSAASPSKRHTITLLPGDGIGPEVISVARNVLNLAASIEGIEFKYQEVPVGGAALDLTGVPLPEETLLAAKQSDAVLLGAIGGYKWDKNEKHLKPETGLLKLREGLKVFANLRPATVLPQLVDASTLKREVAEGVDLMVVRELTGGIYFGKPRGFGTNENGEEIGFNTEVYAAYEIDRIARVAFETARKRKGKLCSVDKANVLEASMFWRKRIMAIALEYPDVELSHMYVDNAAMQLVRDPKQFDTIVTNNIFGDILSDEASMITGSIGMLPSASLGESGPGLFEPIHGSAPDIAGQDKANPLATILSAAMLLKYGLGEEKAAKRIEAAVLDTLNKGFRTGDIYSAGTKLVGCKEMGEEVLKSVDSLVPSSV